One Microplitis demolitor isolate Queensland-Clemson2020A chromosome 2, iyMicDemo2.1a, whole genome shotgun sequence DNA segment encodes these proteins:
- the LOC103580400 gene encoding talin-2 isoform X1, giving the protein MSTLSLRISIPEKNATKMMQFDPSTSVFDACRIIREKLAEATNMGQPKDYGLFLADEDAKKGVWLEPGRNLDYYILRNGDLLEYRRKLRTLRVRMLDGTLKTLLVDDSQPVANLMVVICTKIGITNHDEYSLVREYLDDDSENQKPGNFGTLTLKRRKEDKGERDAKMDQLRKKLKTDDEMNWVDPSKTLREQGIDETETVLLRRKYFFSDQNIDSRDPVQLSLLYVQARDAILDGTHPVTQEKACIFAGIQCQIQFGDHKEDKHKPGFLDLKEFLPQSYAKVKGIEKKVFAEHKKHIGLSELDAKVLYTKTARSLSTYGVTFFLVKEKMVGKNKLVPRLLGVTKDSVLRLDERTKEILKTWPLTTVRRWGASPNTFTLDFGDYSDQYYSVQTTEAEQILQLIAGYIDIILKKQKAKDHFGIEGDEGSTMVEDSVSPLKATIMQHETNNVGKGSVEAVSVAIPAVMRAGGDGARPYGTGHMASAQYTTISGQVNIAHAPPMVQQTKVTSVLSEPQRALLSTITAGHEIIHIAESELTSKAQLPELGNDPASLKWIAQTMVTHKQNVGTQIAEMNAATAQVVTLTSGSAEEVDHTAVGEAISTIATNLPEMTKGVRMIAALMEDDTSGDRLLDAARKLCTAFSDLLKATEPETKEPRQNLLNAASRVGEASHQVLTTIGEENDSNRELQDTLLALAKAVANTTAALVLKARNIAATCEDSQTQNRVISAATQCALATSQLVACAKVVAPTLQSPACQTQLMNAVREVTKAVENLVGVCNETCNDDNLLKELSAAATEVSRTLNDLLNHIRTATKTGERAKETIHEGAVETIITATEKLFSSSGDAGEMVRQARIVGQATAQLIQSIKGEAERQTDTEQQRRLLAAAKTLADATAKMVEAARQCASSPHDSRIQDQLKSAAEELRIATTAATTPTLRRKVVKMEEVIVDKNLFVRAAQAIHTGCESLVSPASSKQQILEAATMIAKHTSALCNACRHASSRTNDPVAKRHYVKSAKDVANSTANLVKEIKALDREYSETNREKCSEATKPLLDAVDNLCAFAGCTEYLKTVTHVQETITGPEKAIIDGACAMVQAAKSLQASPKDEPTWQLLAHHSKNVSESIKTLVASIRDKSPGHEDCDIAIEKLVARIKELDNATLSAVSQNLVPRKENSQEGFIELMEQCTDELKDKLEPLRVAAKYEAENIGYAAQQIASCCEPLVAGAIGAASNMVNSKQQTVLLDQTKTVTETALQLVCVAKETGGNSESAALHAEVDDSVESTKDAIRELQCTLETISTSHGIVTGLIETISRAMVRLDETRISTDSVDSYVDYQTRMVEAAKEIARLAQEMSTKSSTDAARLGPLAVDISHKYTQLARDTSGASAAAANAEVSARLRNGVQDLGRACVDIVRAAGVCQLSPGDSYAQLEVSSYGKIVTERVSQVLAALQAGSRGTQACINAASTVSGIIGDLDTTIMFATAGTLHAENEGDTFADHRENILKTAKALVEDTKTLVAGAASSQEQLAVAAQNAVSTIVQLAEVVKYGAASLGSQNAEAQVMLINAVRDVASALGDLIHATKAASGKPINDPSMAHLKDSAKVMVTNVTSLLKTVKAVEDEHTRGTRALESTIEAIGQEIRALNTTDFQRANITPEDLVRCTKSITISTAKAVAAGNSCKQDDIIAAANMGRKSISDMLVICKSAAYQCAETADLRDRTLQAGHDVAMNYRELLQAILQIASRTGDAKHALPLISRKIAQSVTELVAVAELLKGADWVDPDDPTVIAENELLGAAASIDAAAKKLASLRPRRSIQETSEDMNFDEMILEAAKSIAAATSALIKAASAAQRELITTGKVSRTPLTSSDDGQWSEGLISAARLVAAATHSLVESANALVQGVSSEEKLISSAKQVASSTAQLLVACKVKADPDSESTKRLQAAGNAVKRATDNLVRAAQQAIQQEEERSLVLNKRMVGGIAQEINARSEVLRIEKELEEARGRLTAIRQAKYKNKPDYSDTENDADQSGYESYSSRYDSSSRVGNHDQSGHAPNHSSPGHGPIHGSPGHGPSHGSPGHGPGHGSPGHSLNNTPGYSSPYGSTHYNNSGQISQLINDRQNLVSPEKVNSTQSTLERKMKDSYKSGAESHYGSLDSRGKYSDYSTINSSVDSPAQYSSIERKINQEYLEDRKLGYDSSPLEGPFPPATSQIATAKSPMLSRKFIDAPYSTKSPDYYDTANSERYSGHMSTFKSDKSPSHLDNMRFNSYPQQSIAQSQSFKNIESKVLPGGKVETITTKVYTSSPTGLPSNSSSTGLGLGLGSKTTSNYETIEQQEFNSSGNDMMSFKGSYDNGTIEHKSTKQSMTQKIIEKKTVTMKMSKHQESSTKSFRFDDK; this is encoded by the exons ATGTCGACTTTATCGCTACGTATTTCCATTCCGGAAAAAAATGCCACCAAGATGATGCAATTTGATCCGAGTACTTCGGTGTTTGATGCATGCCGGATTATAAGGGAGAAATTGGCTGAAGCAACCAACATGGGACAAC CTAAAGACTACGGGCTATTTTTGGCTGACGAAGACGCCAAGAAAGGAGTCTGGTTGGAACCAGGACGTAATCTAGATTATTATATCCTCCGTAATGGAGATTTACTCGAGTACCGTCGTAAGCTACGGACTCTGCGTGTTCGTATGTTGGATGGTACTCTGAAAACTCTGCTGGTGGATGACAGCCAGCCGGTGGCCAATCTGATGGTTGTCATATGCACCAAAATCGGAATAACTAATCACGATGAGTACTCGCTGGTGCGTGAGTATCTAGATGATGATTCGGAGAATCAAAAGCCAGGTAACTTTGGCACGCTGACTCTTAAGCGGCGGAAAGAGGACAAAGGGGAACGGGACGCTAAGATGGACCAATTgagaaaaaagttgaagacAGATGACGAAATGAATTGGGTTGATCCCAGCAAAACGTTGCGCGAACAAGGAATCGATGAAACGGAAACTGTTTTATTGAGACGTAAATACTTTTTCTCAGATCAAAATATCGACAGTCGCGATCCAGTTCAATTGTCGCTACTCTATGTCCAAGCACGTGACGCTATTCTTGACGGTACGCATCCAGTTACACAAGAAAAGGCTTGTATTTTTGCTGGTATCCAATGTCAAATACAGTTCGGCGACCACAAAGAGGACAAACACAAGCCCGGATTCTTGGATCTGAAAGAATTTTTACCGCAATCGTATGCTAAAGTCAAgggaattgaaaaaaaagtatttgctGAGCACAAAAAACACATCGGGTTATCCGAATTGGATGCTAAAGTCCTCTATACAAAGACCGCGAGATCACTCAGCACGTATGGCGTGACATTTTTCCTGGTTAAAGAGAAAATGGTAGGAAAAAATAAGCTAGTGCCCCGTCTTTTGGGTGTCACGAAAGACTCGGTTCTGAGACTTGACGAAAGAActaaagaaattttgaaaacttggCCTCTGACTACCGTAAGACGCTGGGGCGCCTCGCCAAATACATTCACGCTTGATTTTGGTGACTATTCCGACCAATATTACAGCGTTCAAACAACCGAAGCTGAACAGATTCTACAACTTATCGCCGGGTACATCGACATTATTCTGAAGAAGCAAAAGGCCAAAGATCATTTCGGTATCGAAGGCGACGAAGGCTCGACTATGGTTGAAGACAGTGTCTCTCCATTAAA AGCAACAATAATGCAACACGAGACGAACAACGTGGGAAAAGGAAGTGTTGAAGCTGTTTCAGTGGCTATACCAGCAGTCATGAGAGCTGGCGGTGACG gagCGAGACCTTATGGAACTGGACATATGGCGAGTGCTCAGTACACTACGATCAGCGGACAAGTCAATATTGCACATGCACCACCTATG GTCCAGCAAACGAAAGTAACTTCGGTGCTATCAGAACCTCAGCGTGcattattatcaacaataactGCGGGCCATGAAATAATTCACATCGCAGAAAGCGAATTGACATCAAAAGCTCAGCTGCCTGAATTAGGGAACGATCCGGCTTCATTGAAATGGATTGCCCAGACGATGGTGACTCACAAGCAGAATGTCGGTACCCAGATAGCGGAGATGAATGCTGCTACTGCACAAGTGGTAACATTGACATCCGGTTCCGCGGAAGAGGTAGACCATACAGCAGTAGGGGAGGCAATATCGACGATAGCTACTAACCTTCCAGAAATGACAAAAGGTGTGAGAATGATAGCGGCTCTTATGGAAGACGATACTTCGGGTGATCGTTTGCTTGATGCTGCTCGTAAACTCTGCACTGCATTTTCTGATTTACTAAAAGCAACGGAACCGGAAACCAAGGAG CCGAGACAGAATCTCCTGAATGCTGCCTCACGTGTTGGAGAAGCATCTCACCAAGTATTGACGACAATTGGCGAAGAAAACGATTCGAATCGAGAACTCCAGGATACTCTATTGGCTTTAGCAAAAGCCGTAGCAAACACTACAGCGGCTTTAGTCCTTAAAGCTCGCAATATTGCAGCTACGTGCGAAGACTCACAAACACAAAATCGCGTAATCTCAGCTGCAACTCAGTGTGCCTTAGCTACATCTCAATTGGTAGCTTGTGCTAAAGTTGTAGCGCCAACTCTGCAATCACCTGCGTGCCAAACACAACTGATGAATGCTGTACGCGAGGTAACCAAAGCCGTAGAAAACTTAGTCGGTGTGTGCAATGAAACTTGTAATGACGACAATCTCTTGAAAGAACTCAGTGCAGCTGCCACTGAGGTAAGTCGCACATTAAATGATCTACTGAATCACATTCGCACGGCTACAAAAACTGGAGAACGTGCCAAAGAGACTATTCATGAAGGCGCTGTCGAGACAATCATCACTGCAACGGAAAAATTGTTCTCATCAAGTGGCGATGCTGGGGAAATGGTAAGACAGGCGAGAATTGTTGGTCAAGCTACTGCTCAGTTGATACAGAGCATCAAGGGTGAGGCAGAACGACAAACCGATACCGAGCAGCAGCGACGTCTTCTGGCAGCTGCTAAGACGCTGGCTGATGCTACTGCCAAAATGGTCGAAGCTGCAAGACAATGCGCGAGTAGTCCCCATGATTCGCGGATACAGGATCAGCTGAAGAGCGCAGCAGAGGAATTGAGAATTGCCACTACAGCTGCTACAACTCCGACATTGAGACGTAAAGTTGTCAAGATGGAGGAAGTTATTGTCGACAAAAATCTGTTCGTTCGCGCTGCCCAAGCTATTCACACTGGCTGTGAAAGTTTGGTCAGTCCAGCGAGTTCTAAACAACAGATTCTAGAAGCCGCTACAATGATTGCTAAACATACTAGCGCTCTCTGCAATGCTTGTAGACACGCATCCAGTCGAACTAATGACCCAGTAGCCAAAAGACACTACGTCAAGTCTGCTAAGGACGTCGCCAATTCCACGGCCAATTTGGTCAAAGAAATCAAAGCGCTTGATCGTGAATACTCCGAGACCAACCGTGAGAAATGTTCAGAAGCTACAAAGCCTCTTCTGGATGCCGTTGACAATCTTTGTGCATTCGCTGGTTGTACCGAGTACCTCAAGACAGTCACCCATGTGCAAGAAACTATCACTGGACCTGAAAAAGCGATCATAGACGGCGCATGTGCGATGGTCCAAGCAGCCAAAAGCCTACAAGCGAGTCCTAAAGATGAGCCTACTTGGCAGCTGCTTGCTCACCACAGTAAAAATGTCAGTGAGTCAATAAAAACACTCGTTGCTTCCATACGAGACAAGAGTCCGGGTCATGAAGACTGTGATATCGCAATTGAGAAATTAGTCGCTAGGATCAAGGAACTGGACAACGCGACTCTCAGCGCGGTGTCTCAGAATCTTGTTCCTCGTAAAGAAAATTCCCAAGAAGGGTTCATTGAACTGATGGAACAATGCACTGATGAGCTTAAAGATAAACTAGAACCACTTCGTGTGGCTGCTAAATATGAAGCTGAAAATATTGGCTACGCTGCTCAACAGATTGCTAGCTGCTGCGAACCCTTGGTCGCTGGAGCTATTGGCGCTGCTTCAAATATGGTAAATTCTAAGCAACAAACAGTCTTGCTGGATCAAACTAAAACAGTCACCGAGACAGCTCTGCAGTTAGTCTGCGTAGCCAAAGAAACTGGTGGTAATTCCGAGTCAGCAGCGCTGCATGCTGAAGTTGATGACAGCGTCGAGTCAACCAAAGACGCGATAAGAGAACTACAGTGTACCTTGGAGACTATTTCAACATCTCATGGCATAGTGACTGGTTTGATTGAGACAATATCACGTGCTATGGTTCGTTTAGATGAAACGAGAATCTCAACAGACAGCGTCGATTCTTACGTGGACTATCAGACACGCATGGTTGAGGCTGCCAAAGAAATAGCACGATTAGCACAAGAGATGTCAACGAAATCCAGCACTGACGCTGCACGTCTTGGCCCTCTGGCCGTAGACATTTCTCACAAATACACACAACTAGCACGTGACACTTCTGGAGCATCAGCAGCAGCTGCCAATGCTGAAGTGTCAGCTCGTTTGCGCAACGGTGTCCAAGATCTAGGACGTGCTTGCGTAGACATTGTTCGCGCAGCAGGAGTCTGTCAACTATCACCAGGAGACTCATACGCCCAACTAGAAGTATCAAGCTACGGTAAAATTGTTACCGAACGCGTGTCCCAGGTGCTTGCAGCTCTACAAGCTGGCTCACGTGGTACTCAAGCTTGCATCAACGCTGCCAGTACTGTCTCTGGTATAATCGGTGATCTTGACACCACAATAATGTTTGCAACCGCTGGAACCCTTCATGCTGAGAACGAGGGTGACACTTTTGCTGATCATCGCGAGAATATCTTGAAAACTGCCAAAGCTCTGGTAGAAGACACCAAGACCCTAGTTGCCGGTGCAGCTTCTTCCCAAGAACAACTAGCAGTTGCTGCTCAGAATGCCGTCTCAACGATTGTCCAGCTTGCAGAAGTTGTTAAATATGGAGCTGCTAGTCTCGGCAGCCAGAATGCCGAAGCACAGGTGATGCTCATCAACGCAGTACGCGATGTTGCTTCGGCATTGGGGGATCTCATTCACGCTACCAAAGCTGCTAGCGGTAAACCAATCAACGATCCCAGTATGGCGCATCTTAAAGACTCTGCTAAG GTGATGGTAACCAACGTAACATCACTGCTGAAAACTGTCAAGGCTGTTGAGGACGAACACACCCGAGGAACCCGAGCTCTGGAGTCGACAATCGAAGCAATTGGTCAAGAAATCCGTGCCCTAAACACAACAGACTTTCAACGAGCAAACATAACACCCGAAGATCTAGTAAGATGTACCAAGAGCATCACAATATCAACAGCCAAAGCTGTGGCAGCTGGAAACAGCTGCAAACAAGATGATATAATAGCTGCGGCAAACATGGGACGTAAATCAATAAGTGATATGCTGGTGATTTGCAAATCAGCTGCCTATCAGTGTGCCGAGACAGCAGATTTACGTGATCGTACCCTTCAAGCAGGTCACGATGTCGCAATGAATTACCGCGAACTATTGCAAGCTATTTTGCAAATCGCATCGAGAACTGGTGACGCAAAGCATGCATTGCCTTTGATATCACGTAAAATAGCCCAAAGTGTTACGGAGTTAGTTGCCGTTGCTGAGTTACTCAAAGGAGCCGATTGGGTTGACCCTGATGACCCGACAGTTATCGCTGAGAACGAACTACTTGGTGCTGCGGCCAGCATTGATGCCGCTGCTAAAAAGTTGGCCAGTTTACGACCACGGCGAAGCATCCAG GAAACAAGCGAGGACATGAACTTTGACGAGATGATTCTCGAAGCCGCGAAATCAATAGCCGCAGCAACTTCGGCTCTTATAAAAGCCGCAAGTGCAGCCCAGCGCGAGCTAATAACAACCGGCAAAGTATCCCGAACACCTCTGACATCTTCGGACGATGGCCAGTGGTCCGAGGGATTGATTTCAGCAGCAAGACTAGTCGCCGCAGCAACTCACAGTCTTGTAGAATCAGCGAACGCTCTGGTACAGGGCGTAAGTAGTGAAGAAAAACTTATTTCCAGCGCCAAACAAGTGGCCAGCAGTACTGCTCAGCTGCTGGTAGCTTGCAAAGTAAAAGCAGATCCAGACAGCGAGAGTACCAAGCGTCTTCAGGCTGCTGGAAATGCGGTGAAGCGAGCTACTGATAATTTAGTACGCGCTGCTCAACAAGCTATTCAACAAGAAGAAGAACGGTCATTGGTTTTGAACAAACGCATGGTCGGTGGTATTGCCCAGGAAATAAATGCACGGTCAGAAGTACTGAGGATTGAAAAAGAACTTGAAGAAGCACGTGGTCGTCTTACTGCAATACGTCAagctaaatataaaaataaaccagaCTATTCAGATACTGAAAATGATGCTGATCAAAGTGGATATGAAAGTTATTCATCACGTTATGATTCATCATCACGTGTTGGTAATCATGATCAATCAGGACATGCTCCAAATCATTCTAGCCCAGGGCATGGTCCAATTCATGGTAGTCCAGGACATGGTCCAAGTCATGGTAGTCCAGGACATGGTCCAGGTCATGGTAGTCCAGGtcatagtttaaataatactcCAGGTTATAGTAGCCCATACGGATCAACTCATTACAATAATTCAGGACAAATAAGTCAACTAATAAATGACAGACAAAATCTCGTAAGTCCTGAGAAAGTTAATTCAACCCAATCAACTCTCGAGCGTAAAATGAAAGATTCCTACAAATCAGGAGCAGAAAGTCACTACGGTTCACTGGATTCTCGGGGTAAATACAGCGACTACTCGACAATAAATTCATCTGTTGATTCACCAGCACAGTACAGCTCTATAGAACGTAAAATAAATCAAGAATACTTAGAGGATCGCAAACTGGGATATGATTCATCACCTCTCGAAGGCCCATTTCCACCAGCAACCTCACAGATAGCAACAGCTAAATCCCCGATGTTATCGCGTAAATTTATTGACGCACCCTACAGTACCAAATCTCCAGATTATTACGACACTGCGAACTCTGAGCGTTACTCAGGACACATGAGTACTTTCAAATCAGATAAATCACCCTCTCATCTTGACAACATGAGATTCAATTCGTATCCCCAGCAGTCGATCGCCCAGAGCCAGAGCTTTAAAAACATTGAGAGCAAAGTCTTACCAGGTGGTAAAGTCGAGACCATTACCACCAAAGTCTACACTTCGAGTCCCACTGGTCTTCCTAGTAATTCCAGCAGCACAGGTCTAGGTCTAGGTCTAGGAAGTAAAACAACATCAAATTACGAAACGATCGAACAACAAGAGTTCAATTCTTCTGGCAATGACATGATGTCATTCAAAGGTAGTTATGACAACGGTACCATCGAACACAAGAGCACCAAGCAATCAATGacgcaaaaaataattgaaaagaaaacaGTTACTATGAAAATGTCCAAGCATCAAGAATCTTCTACCAAATCCTTTAGGtttgatgataaataa